In a single window of the Gossypium hirsutum isolate 1008001.06 chromosome D02, Gossypium_hirsutum_v2.1, whole genome shotgun sequence genome:
- the LOC107909697 gene encoding LOW QUALITY PROTEIN: ARM REPEAT PROTEIN INTERACTING WITH ABF2 (The sequence of the model RefSeq protein was modified relative to this genomic sequence to represent the inferred CDS: inserted 2 bases in 1 codon), which produces MMGSAEEKRIEDELSYPIMLAERVRAAADEAESFKVDCGEVGKLVDRLSQMLRTLVRSTTSVQALYERPIRRVVSEVSKNLERALTLVRKCKRQSILRRVVRITSATDFRKVLNLLDASIGDMKWLMGVLDTENNGTASGIFLSLPPIASNDPIISWVWSYIATVQMGQLTDRIEAANNLASIARDNDRNKKITVEEGGIPPLLKLLKESSSADAQIAAANALLVLANEQERVRSIVDEMGVPIVVQVLGDSLMKVQIPVAKLVVRMAEHDPVAQEDFARENVIRPLVTLLSFETFVEDSKTQLGKQSIHSIVXDQKFSSAGSTSRNYSYRPYSNSYSNLHMEGSSRGGNHRKERENEKPEVKLQLKINCAEALWMLAKGSVSNSRRITETKGLLCLAKLVEKEQGELQYNCLMAIMEITAAAESNSDLRRAAFKTNSPAAKAVIDQLLRVTKELDSPILQVPAIRSVGSLARTFPARETRVIGPLVTQLGNKDQEVAVEAAIALQKFASPENFLCMDHSKSIIEFNGIPPLMRLLRCGDKAQLHGVVLLCYLAIHAGDNEALEQARVLTALEGADRTVVGQHPDLKELVTKAIYQLNLYHTGVHPQRQLFAP; this is translated from the exons ATGATGGGATCGGCGGAGGAGAAAAGAATCGAGGATGAGCTTTCGTATCCGATTATGCTAGCTGAGCGAGTTCGGGCGGCGGCGGACGAGGCGGAGTCGTTTAAAGTTGATTGTGGGGAGGTGGGGAAGCTAGTAGATCGGCTTTCCCAAATGCTTCGAACCCTGGTCCGCTCCACCACCTCGGTTCAAGCCCTCTACGAACGCCCGATTCGCCGGGTAGTCTCCGAGGTCTCCAAGAATCTAGAGCGAGCCCTCACCTTAGTCCGAAAGTGCAAGAGGCAGAGCATCTTGCGTCGAGTCGTGAGGATCACGAGTGCCACCGATTTCCGCAAAGTGTTGAACCTTCTGGACGCTTCCATCGGCGACATGAAGTGGCTCATGGGAGTCCTCGACACCGAGAACAACGGTACTGCCAGCGGAATCTTCCTTTCCCTCCCCCCGATCGCTAGCAACGACCCGATTATTTCCTGGGTTTGGTCTTACATCGCCACCGTCCAAATGGGCCAATTAACCGATCGAATTGAAGCTGCTAATAACCTCGCGTCTATCGCTCGAGACAACGACCGAAACAAAAAGATAACCGTCGAAGAAGGCGGCATCCCTCCTTTGTTAAAGCTTCTCAAAGAAAGCTCTTCAGCGGATGCCCAAATCGCAGCGGCTAATGCGCTTCTTGTTTTAGCAAACGAGCAGGAAAGAGTTAGGAGTATTGTCGATGAAATGGGGGTTCCAATTGTGGTTCAAGTGTTGGGAGATTCCCTTATGAAGGTTCAAATTCCGGTAGCAAAACTAGTGGTGAGAATGGCGGAGCATGACCCTGTGGCTCAAGAGGATTTCGCCAGAGAGAATGTGATTAGGCCGTTGGTCACTTTGTTATCGTTCGAGACTTTTGTGGAAGATTCTAAGACACAGTTGGGTAAGCAAAGCATTCATTCTATAGT CGATCAGAAATTTTCTTCTGCTGGATCGACTTCGAGAAACTATAGTTATAGACCGTATTCGAACTCCTACTCGAATTTGCATATGGAAGGGAGTAGTAGGGGAGGAAATCAtaggaaagaaagagaaaatgagAAGCCTGAAGTTAAACTTCAGTTGAAAATTAATTGTGCTGAAGCTTTATGGATGCTTGCTAAAGGCAGTGTTTCAAATAGTAGGAGGATAACTGAGACAAAAGGATTGCTTTGCTTGGCTAAATTGGTGGAGAAGGAACAAGGTGAATTGCAGTATAATTGTTTGATGGCAATAATGGAGATTACAGCTGCTGCTGAATCCAATTCCGATCTTAGACGTGCAGCTTTTAAGACGAATTCCCCCGCTGCTAAGGCTGTTATCGATCAGCTTTTAAGGGTGACCAAGGAATTGGATAGTCCTATATTGCAAGTTCCTGCTATTAGATCAGTTGGTTCATTGGCAAGGACTTTCCCGGCTCGGGAGACTCGAGTGATCGGTCCTTTGGTGACACAACTTGGTAATAAGGATCAAGAAGTAGCAGTGGAAGCTGCCATTGCATTGCAGAAGTTTGCATCTCCAGAGAATTTTCTCTGTATGGATCATTCAAAGTCGATAATCGAATTCAACGGTATTCCACCTTTGATGAGATTGCTTAGATGCGGTGACAAGGCACAACTGCACGGAGTAGTTCTGCTCTGCTACCTCGCTATACATGCTGGTGATAATGAGGCTTTGGAACAAGCTAGGGTTTTGACTGCCCTCGAAGGGGCAGACCGAACAGTGGTTGGGCAACATCCTGATTTGAAAGAATTGGTGACAAAGGCCATATATCAGCTCAACCTTTATCACACGGGAGTCCATCCGCAGAGGCAATTGTTTGCACCATGA